A stretch of Microbulbifer bruguierae DNA encodes these proteins:
- the rnt gene encoding ribonuclease T yields MTPAEAPTGPKSLLAQRFRGFLPVVLDLESAGFNSRTDALLEVAAVILNMDEEGTLYPEETHSFHIEPFEGANIEQSALDFIGIDLESPDRDAWPEEIALPEMFRKIRSAIKNHSCTRAIMVAHNAHFDLGFINAAVNRCGIKRNPFHPFSCFDTATLAGLAYGQTVLARACQVAGIPFDNSSAHSAEYDAEKTAELFCGIVNRWRDMGGWPMAAVIPEENDELEDTAGEDENSPEK; encoded by the coding sequence GTGACCCCAGCAGAAGCGCCCACCGGCCCCAAGAGTTTATTGGCACAGCGATTCCGTGGTTTTCTCCCCGTGGTGCTCGATCTCGAAAGCGCGGGCTTCAACTCGCGCACTGACGCCCTGCTCGAAGTTGCCGCCGTGATCCTGAACATGGATGAGGAAGGCACCCTGTACCCGGAGGAGACCCACAGCTTCCATATCGAACCCTTTGAAGGCGCCAATATTGAGCAGTCCGCGCTGGATTTTATCGGTATCGACCTGGAATCCCCCGATCGCGATGCCTGGCCTGAGGAAATCGCTCTGCCGGAGATGTTTCGCAAAATCCGCAGTGCAATAAAAAACCACAGCTGTACCCGCGCCATCATGGTCGCCCACAATGCCCATTTTGACTTGGGGTTCATCAATGCGGCCGTGAACCGCTGCGGGATCAAGCGCAACCCTTTCCACCCCTTCTCCTGTTTCGATACCGCAACCCTGGCCGGACTCGCCTACGGCCAGACCGTGCTCGCCAGAGCCTGCCAGGTCGCCGGTATTCCATTCGATAACAGCAGCGCCCACTCTGCGGAATACGATGCCGAGAAAACCGCGGAACTGTTCTGCGGTATCGTCAATCGCTGGCGCGATATGGGGGGCTGGCCGATGGCTGCAGTCATTCCCGAGGAAAACGACGAATTGGAAGATACTGCCGGGGAGGATGAAAACTCCCCGGAGAAATAA
- the pyrC gene encoding dihydroorotase translates to MNPKQQITLRAPDDWHIHLRDGAALARTVGDAARQFRRAIIMPNLVPPVVNAEDALAYKTRIQAEVPAGLQFTPLMVIYLTDNTTPEMVREAQAAGVVAAKLYPAGATTNSDSGVTDINNIYPALEAMQTCGMKLLLHGEVTTSDIDIFDRERIFIEQILGRVVEDFPTLKVVLEHITTAHAAEFVGQAREGVAATITAHHLLYNRNHMLVGGIRPHYYCLPILKRGYHQNALIEAATSGSPKFFLGTDSAPHAQGKKETACGCAGCYTAFSAIELYAEAFERAGKLEKLEGFASEFGPDFYELPRNTDTITLVREPWTLPSGLQMGNESLIPLAAGETLNWRLA, encoded by the coding sequence GTGAACCCCAAGCAGCAAATTACCCTGCGCGCGCCAGATGACTGGCATATCCACCTGCGTGACGGCGCAGCCCTGGCACGTACCGTCGGCGATGCCGCCCGCCAGTTCCGCCGCGCCATCATCATGCCCAATCTGGTCCCCCCGGTGGTGAACGCGGAGGATGCGCTAGCGTACAAAACCCGCATTCAGGCGGAGGTACCGGCGGGCCTTCAATTTACGCCTCTGATGGTGATCTATCTCACCGACAACACGACTCCTGAGATGGTGCGTGAAGCCCAGGCTGCCGGCGTCGTCGCCGCCAAGCTTTACCCGGCCGGCGCCACCACCAATTCCGATTCCGGTGTGACGGATATCAACAACATTTATCCGGCGCTTGAAGCCATGCAGACCTGCGGCATGAAACTGCTACTGCACGGCGAAGTGACAACCAGCGATATCGACATCTTTGATCGCGAACGAATTTTCATCGAACAGATTCTCGGGCGTGTCGTCGAGGACTTCCCGACCCTGAAAGTAGTGCTCGAACATATCACCACCGCGCATGCGGCAGAGTTCGTCGGTCAGGCCCGAGAAGGTGTTGCCGCCACCATCACCGCGCACCACCTGCTCTACAACCGCAACCATATGCTGGTCGGAGGCATACGCCCCCACTACTATTGCCTGCCAATCCTGAAGCGCGGCTACCACCAGAATGCGTTGATCGAAGCCGCCACCAGCGGCAGCCCGAAGTTTTTCCTCGGAACCGATTCCGCACCGCACGCCCAGGGCAAAAAGGAAACCGCCTGTGGCTGCGCTGGTTGTTACACCGCTTTCAGCGCCATTGAGCTTTATGCAGAAGCTTTCGAACGCGCCGGTAAACTCGAGAAACTAGAGGGGTTCGCCAGTGAGTTTGGCCCGGACTTCTACGAATTACCGCGCAATACCGATACCATCACCCTGGTGCGCGAGCCCTGGACCCTACCTTCTGGCCTGCAGATGGGCAACGAGTCACTGATTCCGCTGGCGGCGGGAGAAACGCTTAACTGGCGACTCGCCTGA
- a CDS encoding argininosuccinate synthase: protein MSKIDKVVLAYSGGLDTSVIVRWLQDTYNCEVVTFTADIGQGEEVEPARAKAEALGVKEIYIDDLREEFVRDFVFPMFRANTIYEGEYLLGTSIARPLIAKRLIEIANETGADAISHGATGKGNDQVRFELGAYALKPGIQVIAPWREWDLTSREKLMQYCEQHKIPVDFSNKKKKSPYSMDANLLHISYEGGVLEEPWAEAEEDMWRWSVSPESAPDQPTYITLQFEKGDPVAIDGERLSPATLLEKLNKLGGANGIGRLDIVENRYVGMKSRGCYETPGGTILMKAHRAIESITLDREVAHLKDELMPRYAKLIYNGYWWSPERRMLQVAIDESQSVVNGEVRLKLYKGSVSAVGRRSADSLFDERIATFEDDAGAYNQKDAEGFIKLNALRLRIAAGKGRDLI, encoded by the coding sequence ATGAGCAAGATCGACAAGGTGGTATTGGCGTATTCCGGCGGACTCGACACTTCCGTGATCGTGCGTTGGCTGCAAGACACCTATAACTGCGAGGTTGTCACGTTTACTGCCGATATCGGTCAGGGCGAGGAGGTCGAGCCTGCACGCGCCAAGGCGGAAGCCCTCGGGGTAAAGGAAATCTACATCGACGACCTGCGGGAAGAGTTCGTGCGCGACTTCGTTTTCCCGATGTTCCGCGCCAATACGATTTATGAGGGAGAGTACCTTCTCGGTACCTCCATCGCGCGCCCCCTGATCGCCAAGCGGCTCATTGAAATCGCCAACGAGACCGGTGCTGACGCCATTTCCCACGGTGCGACCGGTAAGGGTAACGATCAGGTCCGCTTCGAGCTGGGTGCCTACGCGCTGAAGCCGGGTATCCAGGTCATCGCGCCCTGGCGTGAGTGGGATCTGACGTCCCGCGAAAAGCTCATGCAGTATTGTGAGCAGCACAAGATTCCGGTGGACTTTTCCAACAAGAAGAAAAAGTCCCCTTACTCCATGGACGCCAACCTGCTGCACATTTCCTATGAGGGTGGAGTGCTCGAAGAACCCTGGGCGGAAGCAGAAGAAGATATGTGGCGCTGGAGTGTCAGCCCCGAGTCTGCGCCGGACCAGCCCACCTATATCACCCTGCAGTTTGAAAAAGGCGACCCCGTCGCCATTGACGGCGAGCGCCTGAGTCCGGCAACTCTGCTGGAAAAACTGAACAAGCTGGGTGGTGCCAACGGTATCGGTCGTCTGGACATCGTGGAAAACCGCTACGTGGGCATGAAGTCTCGCGGCTGCTATGAAACCCCCGGCGGCACCATTCTGATGAAGGCGCATCGTGCCATCGAGTCCATCACTCTGGACCGCGAAGTGGCGCACCTGAAAGATGAGCTGATGCCACGTTACGCCAAGCTGATTTACAACGGTTACTGGTGGTCTCCCGAGCGCCGCATGTTGCAGGTGGCCATCGACGAGTCCCAGTCTGTGGTCAATGGTGAAGTGCGCCTGAAACTCTACAAAGGTAGTGTGAGCGCGGTTGGGCGACGCTCTGCGGACAGCCTGTTCGATGAGCGTATTGCCACCTTTGAAGATGATGCCGGTGCTTACAACCAGAAAGACGCCGAAGGCTTCATCAAACTGAACGCCCTGCGCCTGCGAATTGCCGCGGGCAAAGGTAGGGACTTGATCTAG
- the ccoN gene encoding cytochrome-c oxidase, cbb3-type subunit I yields the protein MTTTVAEAGKLPDYDYNIVRQFTIMSVVWGIVGMGVGVLIAAQLAWPALNDIWQPFTHFGRLRPLHTNAVIFAFGGSVLFATSYYVVQRTCQTRLWGGWLIPFTFWGWQVVILGAAITLPMGLTSSKEYAELEWPLDILIALIWVAYALVFFGTIVKRRTSHIYVANWFFGAYIITIAALHIVNNLEVPVSAFKSYSLFAGTTDAMIQWWYGHNAVGFFLTAAFLGIMYYFVPKQAGRPVYSYQLSIVHFWALISIYVWAGGHHLHYSALPDWTQSLAMIMSVILLAPSWGGMINGIMTLSGAWHKLRTDPTLRFLVVSLSFYGMSTFEGPMMSIKTVNALSHNTDWTVGHVHSGALGWVAMISIGALYHLVPVLWNRRQMYSVRLINAHFWLATVGTVLYIAAMWVNGITQGLMWRAFNADGTLTYSFVESVIASHPGYIVRWLGGTMFLTGMLLMAYNVFRTITDEREEGEVHRDDNLPIAKSV from the coding sequence ATGACGACAACGGTGGCAGAGGCCGGCAAGTTGCCGGACTATGACTACAACATCGTGCGCCAGTTCACCATTATGTCGGTGGTCTGGGGCATTGTTGGAATGGGCGTCGGCGTATTGATCGCCGCACAGTTGGCGTGGCCTGCGCTGAACGATATCTGGCAGCCGTTTACGCATTTCGGTCGTCTGCGTCCCCTGCATACCAATGCAGTGATTTTCGCATTCGGCGGCAGCGTGCTGTTTGCCACTTCCTATTACGTCGTGCAACGCACCTGTCAGACCCGCCTTTGGGGCGGCTGGCTGATCCCGTTTACTTTCTGGGGCTGGCAGGTCGTCATTCTGGGAGCCGCTATCACTCTGCCGATGGGCCTGACATCCAGTAAAGAGTACGCTGAGCTGGAATGGCCCCTCGACATCCTGATTGCGCTGATCTGGGTTGCCTATGCGCTGGTGTTCTTCGGCACCATCGTCAAGCGCCGCACATCCCACATCTACGTAGCCAACTGGTTCTTTGGTGCCTACATCATCACCATCGCAGCGCTGCATATCGTCAACAACCTGGAAGTGCCTGTCAGCGCCTTCAAATCCTACTCACTGTTTGCGGGTACGACTGATGCCATGATCCAGTGGTGGTACGGCCACAACGCGGTGGGCTTCTTCCTGACCGCCGCTTTCCTCGGCATCATGTATTACTTCGTGCCGAAGCAGGCCGGGCGCCCGGTTTACTCCTACCAGTTGTCCATCGTGCACTTCTGGGCATTGATCTCCATTTACGTTTGGGCCGGCGGTCACCACCTGCATTACTCCGCACTGCCGGACTGGACCCAGAGCCTGGCGATGATCATGTCCGTGATTCTGCTGGCGCCTTCCTGGGGCGGCATGATCAACGGCATCATGACCCTGTCCGGTGCCTGGCACAAACTGCGCACTGACCCGACCCTGCGCTTCCTGGTGGTATCCCTGTCGTTCTACGGCATGTCCACTTTCGAAGGTCCGATGATGTCCATCAAGACGGTAAACGCCCTGTCGCACAACACCGACTGGACCGTAGGCCATGTGCACTCTGGCGCGTTGGGTTGGGTTGCGATGATTTCCATCGGTGCCCTGTATCACCTGGTCCCAGTACTGTGGAATCGTCGCCAGATGTACAGCGTGCGCCTGATCAATGCGCATTTCTGGCTGGCAACTGTCGGTACCGTCCTCTATATCGCTGCCATGTGGGTGAACGGTATCACCCAGGGCTTGATGTGGCGTGCGTTTAACGCCGACGGCACTCTGACCTACAGCTTCGTGGAAAGCGTGATCGCAAGTCACCCGGGCTACATCGTGCGCTGGCTGGGCGGGACCATGTTCCTCACCGGTATGCTGCTGATGGCGTACAACGTCTTCCGCACCATCACTGACGAGCGGGAAGAAGGTGAAGTTCACCGCGATGACAACCTGCCGATTGCGAAGAGTGTGTAA
- the ccoO gene encoding cytochrome-c oxidase, cbb3-type subunit II, producing the protein MKNHDIVEKNIGLMMVLIVVAISFGALVEIVPQFFTTNNNEPIAGLKPLGAVELEGRDIYIREGCHVCHTQMVRPLRAEVERYGHYSMAQEHVYEHPFLWGSKRTGPDLARVGGRYSDEWHRAHLYNPRNVVPESIMPSYPWLFDNVVSGEHTAAKMRAMRIAGVPYTDEDIANASKPFVGGRVTEIDALVAYLQQLGTLVQQKR; encoded by the coding sequence GTGAAGAATCATGACATAGTTGAAAAGAACATCGGTCTGATGATGGTACTGATCGTCGTCGCGATCAGCTTTGGTGCCCTGGTGGAGATTGTTCCCCAGTTTTTCACCACCAACAACAATGAGCCAATTGCCGGCCTGAAGCCGCTCGGTGCGGTGGAGCTGGAAGGTCGCGATATCTATATTCGCGAAGGCTGCCATGTGTGTCATACACAGATGGTTCGCCCACTGCGCGCCGAAGTAGAGCGTTACGGGCACTACTCCATGGCTCAGGAACACGTTTACGAGCACCCCTTCCTGTGGGGCTCCAAGCGCACTGGCCCGGATCTGGCTCGTGTGGGCGGCCGTTACTCTGACGAGTGGCACCGCGCGCACCTGTACAATCCGCGCAACGTGGTACCGGAATCCATCATGCCGTCCTATCCGTGGCTGTTTGACAATGTGGTCAGTGGTGAGCATACCGCGGCCAAAATGCGCGCGATGCGTATCGCCGGTGTGCCCTACACCGACGAAGATATTGCCAACGCCAGCAAGCCGTTTGTGGGTGGTCGGGTAACGGAAATCGATGCCCTGGTCGCTTACCTGCAGCAGCTGGGCACCCTGGTACAGCAGAAACGCTAA
- a CDS encoding cbb3-type cytochrome oxidase subunit 3, which produces MDIDILRQISVVLGALAFLAVCWWAFSPKRRKRFEEDAKLPFADEQQTSDKTAPESENSTGDAAGKKQEQGQEK; this is translated from the coding sequence GTGGATATTGATATTTTGCGGCAGATCTCAGTGGTGTTAGGAGCGCTTGCGTTCCTCGCAGTCTGCTGGTGGGCATTTTCTCCGAAGCGCAGAAAGCGTTTCGAAGAGGACGCCAAACTGCCGTTTGCAGACGAGCAACAGACTTCTGACAAAACCGCTCCCGAGAGCGAAAACAGCACCGGTGATGCGGCCGGCAAGAAACAGGAACAGGGGCAGGAAAAATGA
- the ccoP gene encoding cytochrome-c oxidase, cbb3-type subunit III, which produces MSAFWSAWVIVLTLANLGLVTWVLFANRKVAVDDQQDPENRTTGHVYDGIEEYDNPLPKWWFLLFIATLVFSAAYLVIYPGMGNFKGIGGWTSVGALKKEQAEAQAEFKESFGQYVDMPLEKIAESREALKMGARIFANNCAVCHGADGGGNYGFPNLTDNDWLYGGTPEKILETLHNGRQGMMPPQGPVIGEEGVKNAAEYVLAMNGLEHDAAQAEKGKQIFGTVCMACHGMDGKGNIALGAPNLTDDIWLYGGTREEIQHTIRGGRSNNMPSQKDKLREDKIRLVAAYVYSLSRQDDVQQ; this is translated from the coding sequence ATGAGTGCATTTTGGAGTGCTTGGGTAATTGTGCTCACCCTCGCCAATCTCGGATTGGTAACTTGGGTTCTCTTCGCAAACCGCAAAGTGGCGGTAGACGACCAGCAGGATCCGGAAAACCGTACTACCGGCCACGTTTACGATGGTATTGAGGAGTATGACAACCCACTGCCCAAGTGGTGGTTTTTGCTGTTTATCGCGACGCTGGTGTTTTCTGCCGCCTATCTGGTGATTTACCCGGGTATGGGCAATTTCAAGGGCATCGGTGGCTGGACTTCAGTGGGCGCCCTGAAGAAAGAGCAGGCGGAAGCCCAGGCTGAGTTCAAGGAATCCTTTGGCCAGTACGTGGACATGCCGCTGGAAAAAATCGCCGAGAGCCGCGAGGCGCTGAAAATGGGCGCGCGGATTTTCGCTAACAACTGCGCCGTGTGTCACGGTGCCGATGGCGGCGGCAATTACGGCTTCCCGAACCTGACCGACAACGACTGGCTGTATGGCGGTACCCCGGAGAAAATCCTGGAGACCCTGCACAATGGTCGTCAGGGGATGATGCCGCCGCAGGGGCCGGTGATCGGTGAGGAAGGCGTGAAAAATGCGGCCGAATATGTGTTGGCAATGAATGGTCTGGAGCACGATGCGGCTCAGGCAGAGAAAGGCAAGCAGATATTCGGCACCGTGTGCATGGCCTGTCACGGTATGGACGGCAAGGGTAATATCGCTCTGGGCGCGCCCAATCTGACCGACGATATCTGGCTGTATGGTGGCACTCGTGAAGAAATTCAGCACACCATACGCGGTGGCCGCAGCAACAATATGCCGTCACAGAAAGATAAGCTGCGAGAAGACAAAATTCGCCTTGTAGCTGCCTATGTCTACAGCCTGTCCCGTCAGGATGACGTTCAGCAGTAA
- the ccoG gene encoding cytochrome c oxidase accessory protein CcoG — MSDRIPTREEQEGDGEVRYRMLYESDDKVYIRHIRGVYTRIRKYTGLPLLLAFFFIPWLNIDGHQAVHFDLPARQFHIFWTTFGPQDGFLLAWLLIIAAFALFAITTWLGRVWCGFTCPQTVWTLMFIWAERVCEGDRSKRMKLDAAPWSAEKILRKGGTHAIWLFIALATALAFVGYFYGIRDLVVDLATFQAHPQGVFWVAFFTFATYMNAGFLREQVCKYMCPYARFQSVMYDKDTLAVYYDARRGEARGPRKKNIDYKAQGMGDCIDCYWCVQVCPVDIDIRDGMQYECINCGLCVDACNSVMDKMEYPRGLIRFTSEDELETGKTNYARPRLLGYALVMLLMVGLFSHQVITRSPVQAEVLRDRGARMYRISQGMVQNVYTVKINNMDQKPHEFSVRVEGNEGYDYSLRMQRSVLVTPGEVYSVPIRVSVPKAQLKETKHDIEIVIQAKDNPELEDRHKTVFIGPE; from the coding sequence GTGAGCGATAGAATACCGACCCGGGAAGAGCAGGAAGGTGATGGCGAAGTGCGCTATCGCATGCTCTATGAGTCCGACGACAAGGTGTATATCCGTCATATCCGCGGCGTTTACACCAGAATCCGCAAGTACACTGGCCTGCCGCTGCTGCTGGCTTTCTTCTTTATCCCCTGGCTCAATATCGATGGGCATCAGGCGGTGCATTTCGATCTACCCGCGCGGCAGTTTCATATTTTCTGGACCACCTTTGGTCCCCAGGACGGTTTCCTGCTGGCCTGGTTGCTCATCATAGCCGCGTTCGCACTGTTTGCGATTACCACCTGGCTGGGGCGAGTGTGGTGCGGCTTTACCTGCCCGCAAACCGTATGGACGCTGATGTTCATCTGGGCGGAGCGCGTGTGCGAAGGGGATCGCAGCAAGCGTATGAAGCTGGATGCTGCACCCTGGAGTGCGGAAAAAATTCTGCGCAAGGGCGGTACCCATGCCATCTGGCTGTTTATTGCGCTGGCCACGGCGCTGGCATTTGTAGGGTATTTTTACGGCATTCGCGATCTGGTCGTTGATCTCGCCACCTTTCAGGCGCATCCCCAGGGCGTTTTCTGGGTTGCTTTTTTTACCTTCGCAACCTACATGAATGCGGGTTTCCTGCGTGAGCAGGTGTGCAAGTATATGTGCCCCTATGCGCGCTTCCAGTCTGTCATGTATGACAAAGATACCCTGGCGGTGTATTACGATGCCCGCCGTGGTGAAGCGCGCGGACCACGTAAGAAAAATATCGATTACAAGGCCCAGGGCATGGGTGACTGTATTGATTGTTACTGGTGCGTACAGGTATGTCCGGTGGATATCGATATCCGCGATGGAATGCAGTACGAGTGCATCAACTGTGGCCTCTGCGTCGACGCCTGCAACAGTGTGATGGACAAAATGGAGTATCCCCGGGGCCTGATTCGCTTCACCTCGGAGGATGAGCTGGAAACCGGCAAGACCAACTACGCCCGTCCGCGGCTGTTGGGTTACGCTCTGGTTATGCTCTTGATGGTGGGCCTGTTCAGTCACCAGGTCATTACCCGCTCACCGGTACAGGCGGAAGTCCTGCGGGATCGCGGTGCGCGCATGTACCGGATTTCCCAGGGGATGGTGCAGAATGTCTACACCGTCAAAATCAACAATATGGACCAGAAACCCCATGAATTTTCCGTGCGGGTGGAAGGCAATGAAGGATACGACTACTCCCTGCGTATGCAGAGGAGCGTTCTGGTAACCCCGGGGGAAGTCTATTCCGTACCCATTCGGGTGAGTGTGCCCAAGGCCCAGCTCAAAGAGACCAAGCACGATATCGAGATCGTGATCCAGGCGAAGGACAATCCCGAGCTGGAAGATCGCCACAAAACGGTGTTTATCGGGCCTGAATAA
- a CDS encoding FixH family protein, protein MQQNSSKQGGSAPWYREPWFWAVMAPLFVVVIVSAVMVSIAVRHSDDVVSDTYYKDSRMYHYSADQDQRAKAMNLAAMLLFSPEDNTVSLDLRGDIQFPQKLLLTLSHPVEADLDEHVVLQEISTGRYRGEIHAKLQHRWYLQLMPELDPDRFQDAQWRLKGEINFNIGNGVPLNPVEQ, encoded by the coding sequence GTGCAGCAGAATTCCAGTAAGCAGGGCGGTTCCGCGCCCTGGTATCGTGAACCCTGGTTCTGGGCGGTGATGGCACCGTTGTTTGTGGTGGTGATTGTATCCGCAGTGATGGTTTCCATTGCGGTGCGCCACAGCGACGATGTGGTGAGTGATACCTACTACAAAGACAGCCGTATGTATCACTACAGTGCAGACCAGGATCAGCGCGCAAAGGCGATGAACCTCGCGGCGATGCTGCTGTTTTCCCCGGAAGACAATACCGTCTCTCTCGACCTCCGCGGTGATATCCAATTTCCGCAAAAGCTGTTGCTCACCCTCAGCCATCCGGTAGAAGCGGATCTGGATGAACACGTGGTGTTGCAGGAAATTTCCACTGGCCGCTATCGCGGTGAAATTCACGCGAAGCTACAGCATCGCTGGTACCTGCAATTGATGCCGGAGCTGGATCCCGACCGGTTTCAGGACGCGCAGTGGCGTCTGAAAGGGGAAATCAACTTTAACATCGGCAACGGAGTGCCCCTGAACCCCGTCGAGCAGTGA